DNA from Fusarium musae strain F31 chromosome 7, whole genome shotgun sequence:
AGAGATTCCAGACAGTCAGGAGGAGCCCCCTGAGCagatggatgtggatgtcCCTGAGCCCATAACAACCGTTCGAGCTCAAATTCAAAGTCAGGAAGTCAAATCAGATGGGAGTACACAGGCTACCGAGAAAGCCCCGTCAACACCTACGCCAACCCCCATTTCTGATGTTGCCACTGTACCTGCGGAGTCGGCATCCAAAGAGTCCCCCCCAAAGGTTGAGCGCGCTGTTACCAGGGTTTCCTCGGGGGCCATGCGCCCAAAGTCAGTCAGCGAGATCGTCGGTGAAACTCCTCGACAAACCCCATCCTTAGAGCACACTTCGACCAACAAAAGCCTGGACAACCAATTAACCCCCTTGACTTCGACGCCCAAATCGCCAAGCTTAAGACATCGCCACATCTCTGCTCATCAAAGGCAGAGGTCACGAAGCCAGCCCTCGACTGTTGTTTTCGGAAAGCAATCCAAGAAATTAGATGAACGGTCGATAGTGGCCAGCCAGCGCGATCCTATCATACCGACCGAGGACTACTACACTCCCCTTTTCGTCCAGGGATTCGCTGGCAGCTCCTCCTGGATGCAGCCCATAGAGAAGATCTTATACACAGCCAACAAGACCGTGACTACCCCTGACGCCAATCTTGCCATTCAGGACCATCAGGCTTGCAAAGTTCTGCGCAGGGTATACCACCTACAACAGCATGACAAATGGTCTCTACGACAACCCAAGCGCTGCCCTGAGCCAACACGCCCCCCGTCACACTGGGATGTCATGCTCCAGGAAATGAAATGGATGCGAACTGATTTCCGAGAAGAACGCAAATGGAAAAGGGCTGTTGCAAAAAACCTTGCATATGCTTGCGCAGAATGGCACGAGTCTACCCCCGAAGAACGAAAACTGATGCAGGTTTCTGCTGTGATACCTCCGAAGACCCAGCCGGCCCCTGACCTTTCGAtggctgatgttgagggCGAAAATCAACTCACACCTGATCTCATCTCAAGCGGAGATGTCGAGTCTATTGACAACCTGGATGATTTAACTGAAGATTTTCCAGAGACGATAGCACCGtccgccatcttctctctgCAAGATGACGACGTTATCTTTGGACTTCGTCGAACAGCTGCTGCAGACCAACTTCTGGAGGAGCTACCTATGTTTGGAAAGCCTCTCCAGGTTCCCAAATTTGACCTTACAGGCCCTGAGTGGGATCCTGATGCTCATTGGCGACGGCCCGCTCTACCACTGAGCAAGTATGTCGAAGGTCACATGAAGCTGGTTTCAGATGGTCCCCCAAGGAAACGCAGCCGATATGATTACCAGAACGAGGACTCGGATGACGAAGGTGAGGCTGGTTTTGTCAGCAGCGAACCTTCACCCAGCCTTCCTCTACCCCCGGCTACAGACGAGGTGGCCCTATTTAACCCCGAGATGAAGCATATCCGCGATCGCCTCTATGTTGGGCATCAGTTCCGACCGCCCTCGGAATATCCGATGCCATTACAGAGCTTCTTCGAATGCAGAAGCCCCTCACAGTGGACAATCAACGAGGACGACGAACTCCGAAACCTTGTCCGGGAATACTCTTACAATTGGTCCCTTATTGCCAGCATGCTGGCGCCCAAATCTCGCTTTACTTCGGGTGCCGAGAGACGGTCCCCATGGGAATGTTTCGAGAGATGGATTTCTCTCGAAGGACTTCCAGCCGATATGTCCAAGACCCAATACTTCAAAGCCTACACAGGACGCATCACCGCGGCCCAGAATTTCATTGCACAGCAAAACCAGCTCGTGGCACAGCAAATTAACCCTGCCAATGGCGCAGTTACGCCTGGACGGAGACGCCCCCCATCGACTCCCGTCAGAGTGGAGAGACGACGGAATCAGAAGCACCTCACACTTCTCGATGCAATGCGCAAGCTGGCGAAGAAACGGGAGACAGCTGCTCAGAAGCAACAGCACACAGCTTCGCAGAATGCAGCCAATAAAAAGGTCAATGATCCTGCATTACAACGCCCCAACAAGACACCGAGAGAATACAGCATCATGCGACATGAGCGAGACCAAGCCCTGGCAGAAAAGATGGCGCAGTATGCGTCaaggcaagaagctcaaagacGAGTAAGTTCTACACATTAGAAGATAGGTACCAAGCTGACATCCTCTCTCTCAGGCTGCCTTGCAAGCCAGGGCTCAAGGTCCAGCTCAGATGGCTGGCACTCCCGGAGCTGCGCAGGTTGGTCAAAATGCGGCTCAAGTTGCTGCCGCTACCGCTGCCGCCGTGGCAGCAGCCAATGGCATGAATGGTGTTGGCCGACTTAATGTACCTAACCAGCTTGCTgttgccgccgccgccgccggcCAAGCTCGTCCAAGAATGCCCATGCAATCTCCTGTTCCCAATGGCATGAGCGGTGTCCCGTCTCAAATGGCTGGCGGCCTCGTTCCACCTAATCAGATGACCAGCGCGCAACAAGCCCAATTGCAGGCAATGCAAGGACAACACAACCGCATGCCCATGCCCAATCCTCAGCCTGACGTCAACTTGATGATGCGGGCAGCACGCATCTCTGAACAACAACGTCTGGCACAGATGCAGCACGCTCAAGGCGGCCCTGGCACTCCTGGCCAAGGGGCGAACGGTTCCCAGCAGAGCCCCCCCTTGAACATGCGAAATGGTGTTAACGGCATCAATGGGGTGAATACAATGAACCAGCAGAACTTCATAAATAACGCCCAGGCTATGATGGCACAGTTCAACTCCGGTAATCTCGGTTCGCCACAGGCCAATGGTCTTCATATGCCGGCTGGTCCTGCTGGCTCAATAGCCCCACGACCACAAGCACAGCTCCCTCCTAGCATTGCCGCTCAGCTTGTTCAACTCGAGGCCCAGTTTCGCACTAAGAACCCGACACTACCCCCTGATCAGATTCGCCAAATGGCAACAGAGCACCTGACACGCCTTATGATGGCTCAGCGTACTGCTATGAACTCTGCTGCTGGTACGGCGAACGGCCAGGGCGGACTTGCTGCTAGCATCGCCGCTACGACAAGCCCTCATCAATACGCTGCGCTGCTtcgccaacagcaacagcagcaggcAAGTCAAGCAGGTAGCCCTGggcaacaacaccaacagcttcatcaacatcaacgagcaaaacaacagcagcctcaacaacagcagcaagggCAAGCTCAGGTCCAGGCCCAGGCCcaggctcagcagcagcaacaacaaagacAGGCAAGCGGCAGTGCTACACCGTCAGCAGGCTAACCGTACAAAACGGGCAAAATAAAGGAAAGTTTCTTGTTTGGGTTCTAGAACCACTGGTTTGGTTGGTGCATGGGAAGCGATGAAtattggtgttgatcttgtcatgAAAAAAGCGTGCAGGCAAAAAGAAAGGGCATcattctggttctggttgtACAGTTGCTTACCCTTTTTATGTATGAGCAACGGATGGTTAGTATGGCATAGTCGTGATGAGTTGGAGATCATCTGTAGATACATTTTATTAATTCTTCGAGGCGTCAAATAGGCGTATCATTACGCTAAGCCTCGAAGTCATCGTCTGTTCAAGGcgatttaaaaaaaaaacacaccACCCTCATATGCAATAGTGTTCACCGTGTCGCGCATCCACAAgtgagacgatgaagaggaaataCGAGCACAAGAAGATAGAATAAACACATCATTTATCTTAACATCCATGCCATGTCTATACTAATGAAACCCAACGCCGTTCATGCACATAAGATGATACAGCCCGCCTCGACGCGGGAATCTCATGAATATCCATCATTCACTATGTCTCACTCAGCTTGGTCCACCGTGCCCGCCCCTAGAGCCATCACCTTGGAGCAGTAGCCTGGGCTTGATGAAGTCCTCGTCTAGATGGTGGAACACGCTGGCCGGATCTTCTGAGGACCAGAGTTGTCGGAGGGCATTGGTTGCTGTTATAGGTTGGCCACCGGGGGTCTCTGTCGTGGGAGTTGCATATGCACTGTCTACTCGAGATGGAGGAGCTGTGCTAGCCCGTGGCAGTGGTGATCGTCGCGCTGGCGGGGGCAGGTCGGAGACGTCAATATCACTACCAATGTCGGAATCGTCGTTATGGCGAAGGAGATCGGATCGCTCTGGGATAGAGTTCTTTCGACTCTTGCTAACAGGGCGGCCACCAGTGTGCGGAGATGAGGCGCCTGAGACATAACTAGCAGACTGGCCAGCCTCGAGACTGCCAAGGGCAACGCTGCCATTCCGGCGAGGATTATATCCGATCCCCGTTCCTGAACGCTTGACCTGAAGGCCTCCGCCAAAGGTCTCGATATCGAACTCATCGTCACTGTCAACTTCCTCAACAACACCGGTCCGAATACCCAGGATCTCAAGCATTCGAGCGGTCGTACCACCAAAAATGATGACGGTAAGCACGACAACAACCAGAACAGTAGCTCTAAGTGCGGGCGCGTTGTCGCCGGTGAGCAGAGCAGCCAGCGCCACGCCGACAGCTC
Protein-coding regions in this window:
- the EAF1 gene encoding chromatin modification- protein VID21 (BUSCO:EOG09261DG0) — its product is MTEVGAADLSRLLQTKRNECSSIVTSRKRKLRELFAVATQSEGLPHPVLTNPDAPTTTPAEWQFLQANDIIQGKTLNEASIPARPTISLELFKKSLAKAVFIAPEPTPKRTLEDASKPKTASVQDKEQYNGTYPPPKVSDASPKRTPSPPPSTDPATTDKASSLPTPTSQPVPLPEDAIVDPTPTTSPITQTATGINANLKPKVEGIPNASEVSDTPAPRQPQVSFESGTKGENAGSGALTAEKTSRVASTSSDARGAALTVKPPTDAARAPDALSSPGSTAQSATTPAVHDDASTDTSPEHEGPQSVEPAEEKPTEDEMDKRADGKDDEKETSDDVDAPLSEDIQNRVLEAPPDSAEAQLLQESIRSSVATEVAATVASTSHQTKPVTVAPVSEDVDMSGANDVVIQPIALDANEQVKEDSTRAKSDIDIARASASENSEEVPGIKEIPDSQEEPPEQMDVDVPEPITTVRAQIQSQEVKSDGSTQATEKAPSTPTPTPISDVATVPAESASKESPPKVERAVTRVSSGAMRPKSVSEIVGETPRQTPSLEHTSTNKSLDNQLTPLTSTPKSPSLRHRHISAHQRQRSRSQPSTVVFGKQSKKLDERSIVASQRDPIIPTEDYYTPLFVQGFAGSSSWMQPIEKILYTANKTVTTPDANLAIQDHQACKVLRRVYHLQQHDKWSLRQPKRCPEPTRPPSHWDVMLQEMKWMRTDFREERKWKRAVAKNLAYACAEWHESTPEERKLMQVSAVIPPKTQPAPDLSMADVEGENQLTPDLISSGDVESIDNLDDLTEDFPETIAPSAIFSLQDDDVIFGLRRTAAADQLLEELPMFGKPLQVPKFDLTGPEWDPDAHWRRPALPLSKYVEGHMKLVSDGPPRKRSRYDYQNEDSDDEGEAGFVSSEPSPSLPLPPATDEVALFNPEMKHIRDRLYVGHQFRPPSEYPMPLQSFFECRSPSQWTINEDDELRNLVREYSYNWSLIASMLAPKSRFTSGAERRSPWECFERWISLEGLPADMSKTQYFKAYTGRITAAQNFIAQQNQLVAQQINPANGAVTPGRRRPPSTPVRVERRRNQKHLTLLDAMRKLAKKRETAAQKQQHTASQNAANKKVNDPALQRPNKTPREYSIMRHERDQALAEKMAQYASRQEAQRRAALQARAQGPAQMAGTPGAAQVGQNAAQVAAATAAAVAAANGMNGVGRLNVPNQLAVAAAAAGQARPRMPMQSPVPNGMSGVPSQMAGGLVPPNQMTSAQQAQLQAMQGQHNRMPMPNPQPDVNLMMRAARISEQQRLAQMQHAQGGPGTPGQGANGSQQSPPLNMRNGVNGINGVNTMNQQNFINNAQAMMAQFNSGNLGSPQANGLHMPAGPAGSIAPRPQAQLPPSIAAQLVQLEAQFRTKNPTLPPDQIRQMATEHLTRLMMAQRTAMNSAAGTANGQGGLAASIAATTSPHQYAALLRQQQQQQASQAGSPGQQHQQLHQHQRAKQQQPQQQQQGQAQVQAQAQAQQQQQQRQASGSATPSAG